The Allocatelliglobosispora scoriae genome contains a region encoding:
- a CDS encoding LCP family protein: MSNPNDRPSGRASVPSTPSGGRSGSTGGRARPPVNGGRGGGGTTYGQAPKPKKTIKPKWGRIALVAAVALLIFGGAVFGGIMLYSKNLDDKLTKVDPFSSIVGDRPLKTVDGAFNILLVGSDSRDPDAKPDAASQWRADTIVIVHIPADHQKAYLTSIPRDLRVHVPKSQTSPYGDTMAKINASFSWGGLPLAVQTVEEYTGVRIDHVVSIDFGGLKEVVDALGGVDMKVDKTIKSIHKPFRTYEKGTRHFNGAEALDYVRQRYQFADGDFARMKHQQMLLRALMDKAADSATLTDIGKLNNFLQTLTKAVTVDKDFSLADMVIQFRGLRSDKITFLTSPNVGSQTIDGESFVVGDKNKALAFYDAMGKDQLDAYFAAHPTATPSATQ, translated from the coding sequence ATGTCGAACCCGAACGATCGCCCCTCCGGCCGGGCCAGTGTGCCCAGCACTCCCTCCGGTGGTCGGAGTGGGAGCACCGGCGGCCGCGCGCGCCCGCCGGTCAACGGTGGCCGTGGCGGCGGCGGCACGACCTATGGCCAGGCGCCGAAGCCGAAAAAGACGATCAAGCCCAAGTGGGGACGGATCGCCCTCGTCGCCGCGGTGGCACTGCTGATCTTCGGCGGGGCGGTGTTCGGCGGGATCATGCTCTATTCGAAGAACCTCGACGACAAGCTCACCAAGGTCGATCCCTTCTCCTCGATCGTCGGTGACCGGCCGCTCAAGACCGTCGACGGCGCCTTCAACATCCTGCTCGTCGGCAGCGACTCGCGTGATCCCGACGCGAAGCCCGACGCGGCGAGCCAGTGGCGGGCCGACACGATCGTGATCGTGCACATCCCGGCCGACCACCAGAAGGCCTATCTCACGTCGATCCCGCGAGATCTGCGTGTCCACGTTCCGAAGAGCCAGACCAGCCCCTATGGCGACACGATGGCGAAGATCAACGCATCCTTCTCCTGGGGTGGCCTGCCGCTCGCGGTGCAGACCGTCGAGGAGTACACGGGCGTTCGGATCGACCACGTCGTCTCGATCGACTTCGGCGGCCTCAAGGAGGTCGTGGACGCCCTCGGCGGCGTCGACATGAAGGTCGACAAGACGATCAAGTCGATCCACAAGCCGTTCCGCACCTATGAGAAGGGCACCCGCCACTTCAACGGCGCCGAGGCGCTGGACTACGTTCGGCAGCGCTACCAGTTCGCCGATGGTGACTTCGCCCGGATGAAGCACCAGCAGATGCTGCTGCGGGCGCTGATGGACAAGGCCGCGGACAGCGCGACGCTGACCGACATCGGGAAGCTCAACAACTTCCTGCAGACGCTGACGAAGGCCGTGACGGTCGACAAGGACTTCTCCCTCGCCGACATGGTGATCCAGTTCCGCGGCCTGCGTAGCGACAAGATCACATTTTTGACCAGCCCAAACGTTGGCAGTCAGACCATCGATGGTGAGAGCTTCGTGGTCGGGGACAAAAACAAGGCTCTCGCGTTCTACGATGCGATGGGCAAGGACCAGCTTGACGCCTACTTCGCGGCGCACCCCACCGCGACACCCAGCGCCACGCAGTAG
- a CDS encoding TMEM165/GDT1 family protein — MEWISAFLTAFVLIVPVELPDKTFVATLVLGTRYRPWPVWIGVTAAFGVQCLVAVVAGTLISKLPATPVKLFAAVMFAIGAVVLFRGARKADAEGAEQEKEYEQKVTESRTGLRAATASFLVLFAAEWGDLSQLITAGLVASGRPGVPVFFGAWFGLAAVAGAAVLLGRWLLKRVRLSVIRYVGAGVCAVLAAVTVISLVP; from the coding sequence GTGGAGTGGATCTCGGCGTTCCTTACGGCGTTTGTGCTGATCGTGCCTGTCGAGCTGCCCGACAAGACCTTTGTCGCCACGCTCGTGCTCGGGACCCGTTACCGGCCGTGGCCGGTCTGGATCGGGGTCACCGCAGCCTTCGGCGTGCAGTGCCTCGTCGCCGTCGTCGCCGGCACGCTGATCTCCAAACTCCCTGCTACGCCGGTCAAGCTCTTCGCCGCGGTGATGTTCGCCATCGGCGCGGTGGTCCTGTTCCGCGGCGCGCGCAAGGCTGATGCCGAGGGCGCCGAGCAGGAGAAGGAGTACGAGCAGAAGGTCACCGAATCCCGCACCGGCCTGCGTGCGGCGACCGCCAGTTTCCTCGTCCTCTTCGCGGCGGAGTGGGGCGACCTGTCCCAGCTCATTACCGCCGGGCTGGTGGCGAGCGGCCGTCCCGGCGTACCCGTCTTCTTCGGGGCCTGGTTTGGTCTCGCGGCCGTGGCGGGCGCGGCCGTGCTGTTGGGACGCTGGCTGTTGAAGCGGGTGCGCCTCTCCGTGATCCGGTATGTCGGCGCCGGCGTCTGCGCGGTCCTCGCCGCGGTGACCGTGATCTCCCTGGTGCCGTGA
- the purS gene encoding phosphoribosylformylglycinamidine synthase subunit PurS: MARVVVDVMLKPEILDPQGQAVANALPRLGVNDVASVRIGRRVEIEFAGEADLDRAKEIADKLLANPVIEDYAVRVEA, encoded by the coding sequence GTGGCTCGCGTCGTGGTAGACGTCATGCTGAAGCCCGAAATCCTCGATCCGCAGGGGCAGGCTGTCGCCAACGCTCTGCCTCGCCTGGGCGTCAATGACGTCGCCTCGGTAAGGATCGGCCGCCGCGTGGAGATCGAATTCGCCGGTGAGGCAGATCTCGACCGCGCCAAGGAGATCGCCGACAAGCTCCTCGCCAACCCGGTCATCGAGGATTACGCGGTGCGGGTCGAGGCATGA
- the purB gene encoding adenylosuccinate lyase — MVPNVLAARYASAPMVALWAPEEKIRAERRLWIAVLRAQRDLGIPLADGVLEGYEQAVDHVDLASIAARERVTRHDVKARIEEFSALAGHEQIHKGMTSRDLTENVEQLQTRDSLLLIRDRMVAALSRLGALAVRYDETVMAGRSHNVAAQATTLGKRFASAAQELLIAYERVDQLIARYPLRGIKGPVGTSADQLDLFDGDAAKVAALETAVARHLGFERVLTSVGQVYPRSIDFDVLSALAQAAAGPSSLATTIRLMVGQELVTEGFKAGQVGSSAMPHKMNTRSSERINGLAVIIRGYLSMVGELAGDQWNEGDVSCSVVRRVALPDAFFALDGLFETLLTVLDEFGAYPAVIDRELDRFLPFLATTKILVAATRRGVGRETAHEVIKEHAVGVALAMRERGLAANDLFDRLAADGRLGLSRQEIDDLVKDRAAFVGAASAQVAAIAAEIETITAAHPEASTYTPGGIL; from the coding sequence ATGGTGCCCAACGTTCTCGCCGCCCGTTATGCGTCCGCCCCGATGGTTGCCCTGTGGGCGCCGGAGGAGAAGATCCGGGCCGAGCGCCGACTCTGGATCGCCGTTCTGCGGGCACAGCGCGACCTCGGCATCCCGCTCGCCGATGGCGTACTGGAGGGCTATGAGCAGGCCGTCGACCACGTGGACCTCGCCTCGATCGCGGCCCGGGAGCGGGTCACCCGCCACGACGTGAAGGCACGGATCGAGGAGTTCAGCGCTCTCGCCGGGCACGAGCAGATCCACAAGGGCATGACCTCCCGCGACCTCACCGAGAATGTCGAGCAGCTGCAGACCCGCGATTCGCTGCTGCTGATCCGGGACCGGATGGTCGCTGCGCTGTCCCGGCTCGGGGCGCTCGCCGTGCGCTATGACGAGACCGTCATGGCCGGGCGCTCGCACAACGTCGCCGCCCAGGCCACCACGCTCGGCAAGCGCTTCGCGAGCGCCGCGCAGGAGCTGCTCATCGCGTACGAGCGGGTCGATCAGCTCATCGCCCGCTATCCCCTGCGCGGGATCAAGGGCCCGGTCGGCACCTCGGCCGACCAGCTCGACCTCTTCGACGGCGATGCGGCCAAGGTCGCCGCGCTGGAGACGGCGGTCGCCCGGCACCTCGGCTTCGAGCGGGTGCTGACGAGCGTCGGCCAGGTCTACCCCCGCTCGATCGACTTCGACGTGCTCTCCGCGCTCGCGCAGGCCGCCGCCGGACCGTCGAGCCTCGCCACCACGATCCGGCTCATGGTCGGCCAGGAGCTGGTCACCGAAGGGTTCAAGGCCGGGCAGGTCGGTTCGAGCGCGATGCCGCACAAGATGAACACCCGCTCCAGCGAGCGGATCAACGGGCTCGCCGTGATCATCCGGGGCTACCTGTCGATGGTCGGCGAGCTCGCCGGCGACCAGTGGAACGAGGGCGACGTCTCCTGTTCCGTCGTCCGCCGGGTCGCGTTGCCGGACGCGTTCTTCGCGCTCGACGGCCTCTTCGAGACCCTGCTGACGGTGCTCGACGAGTTCGGTGCCTACCCGGCGGTGATCGATCGGGAGCTGGACCGCTTCCTGCCCTTCCTCGCGACGACGAAGATCCTGGTCGCGGCGACCCGTCGCGGCGTCGGCCGGGAGACCGCCCATGAGGTGATCAAGGAGCACGCGGTCGGGGTGGCACTCGCGATGCGTGAGCGTGGCCTCGCCGCCAACGACCTCTTCGACCGGCTCGCCGCCGACGGCCGACTGGGCCTGTCCCGCCAGGAGATCGACGACCTCGTCAAGGATCGGGCCGCCTTCGTCGGCGCCGCCTCCGCGCAGGTGGCAGCGATCGCCGCCGAGATCGAGACGATCACCGCGGCGCACCCCGAGGCGTCCACGTACACGCCCGGCGGGATCCTCTAA
- a CDS encoding sensor histidine kinase has product MDPRSRDLVVRLTALMETINAGEPGLPALDLLLDLAQDAVGAVGMAAFELAENDGRIIAANGEVAFTLGRRIDANAPRAMRVRTGERVQELLLAESETPVSIELVDLGIGLAVAARAAIGGELVGALAAYYRQDERRDDPDEHLVMQLLANTMAHLYRDRTGLPVHGNGPVDPRPADLPERELFMAVTSHELRTPVTVIKGYADTLTRHWAVLEEADRVSAARVISQRASELARLVDRLLTTATVGGPGWSPGRFDLVAALRQATFDLPADLRDRLELALPHELLIAYGERGSIATVLTELVTNADKYSPGPEKVTLTAGADQRTIFFRVADRGVGVPEDQTETAFHRFWRARPEDSSRSGGAGLGLYLVRKTIERQNGWVSLRPRDGGGTVAEVRLPRGDKPYSDGERL; this is encoded by the coding sequence GTGGATCCGCGATCCAGGGACCTGGTGGTGAGGCTGACCGCGTTGATGGAGACCATCAACGCCGGTGAGCCGGGTCTGCCCGCGCTGGATCTGCTGCTCGACCTCGCCCAGGACGCGGTCGGCGCGGTCGGGATGGCAGCATTCGAGCTCGCCGAGAACGACGGCCGCATCATCGCCGCCAACGGCGAGGTCGCCTTCACCCTCGGCCGCCGCATCGACGCGAACGCACCCCGGGCGATGCGCGTGCGCACCGGCGAGCGCGTCCAGGAGCTGCTGCTCGCCGAGTCGGAGACCCCGGTCTCGATCGAGCTGGTCGACCTCGGGATCGGGCTCGCCGTCGCCGCTCGTGCCGCGATCGGCGGTGAGCTGGTCGGGGCGCTCGCGGCCTATTACCGCCAGGACGAGCGCCGCGACGACCCCGACGAGCACCTGGTCATGCAGCTCCTCGCCAACACCATGGCCCACCTCTATCGGGACCGCACCGGTCTGCCCGTGCACGGCAACGGCCCGGTCGACCCGCGCCCCGCCGACCTGCCGGAGCGCGAGCTCTTCATGGCGGTCACCAGCCACGAGCTCCGCACGCCGGTCACGGTCATCAAGGGGTACGCAGACACGCTGACCCGGCACTGGGCGGTCCTGGAGGAGGCCGACCGGGTGTCGGCGGCCCGTGTCATCAGCCAGCGCGCCAGCGAACTCGCCCGTCTCGTCGACCGCCTCCTCACCACCGCAACGGTCGGCGGACCGGGCTGGTCGCCGGGGCGCTTCGACCTCGTCGCCGCGCTCCGGCAGGCCACCTTCGACCTCCCCGCCGATCTGCGCGACCGTCTGGAGCTGGCACTTCCCCACGAGCTGCTCATCGCCTACGGCGAGCGCGGCAGCATCGCCACCGTCCTCACGGAGCTGGTCACCAATGCCGACAAGTACTCTCCCGGCCCCGAAAAGGTGACCCTCACCGCCGGTGCGGACCAGCGGACGATCTTCTTCCGGGTGGCCGACAGGGGGGTGGGCGTACCGGAAGATCAAACCGAAACGGCGTTTCATCGGTTCTGGCGGGCACGCCCCGAGGATTCAAGCCGGTCGGGTGGTGCCGGGTTAGGCCTTTATCTCGTCCGAAAGACTATTGAACGACAAAACGGTTGGGTGTCCTTACGCCCAAGGGATGGGGGAGGTACGGTCGCAGAGGTACGGCTTCCGCGAGGGGATAAGCCGTACTCCGATGGGGAAAGGCTGTAG
- a CDS encoding glycerophosphodiester phosphodiesterase → MPIVIAHRGASFALPEHSRQAYEQALLDGADGLECDVRLSRDGHLVLLHDRLLDRTSAGRGPASKRTLSELRELDLLTLDELIEMARGAGRPIQLMIETKHPNRYGQAVEYRLTALLRRHGLTRPDPDDQVRVTVMSFSPLAVRRMRQLAPALPRVQLMELIPPGLKPSRLPFGARIAGPGLSLVRRRPELIRRLKACGHQVYVWTVNDLADVDLVMSLGVDGIITDRPGAVREHLLSR, encoded by the coding sequence GTGCCGATCGTCATCGCCCACCGGGGCGCGTCGTTCGCGCTGCCCGAGCACAGCCGCCAGGCGTACGAGCAGGCTCTGCTTGATGGAGCCGACGGCCTGGAGTGCGACGTGCGGCTCAGCCGCGACGGGCATCTCGTGCTCCTGCACGACCGGTTGCTCGACCGCACGAGCGCGGGGCGCGGACCGGCGTCGAAGCGCACCCTCAGCGAGCTGCGCGAACTCGACCTGCTCACCCTCGATGAGCTGATCGAGATGGCCCGTGGTGCCGGTCGGCCGATCCAGCTCATGATCGAGACGAAGCACCCGAACCGTTACGGGCAGGCCGTGGAGTACCGCCTCACCGCGCTGCTGCGGCGGCACGGGCTGACCCGGCCGGACCCGGACGACCAGGTGCGCGTCACCGTCATGTCCTTCTCCCCGCTCGCCGTCCGCCGGATGCGCCAGCTCGCCCCCGCGCTGCCGCGGGTGCAGCTCATGGAGCTGATCCCGCCGGGGCTCAAGCCGAGCCGGCTGCCATTCGGCGCCCGGATCGCCGGGCCCGGGCTGAGCCTGGTCCGCCGCCGGCCAGAGCTGATCCGCCGGCTCAAGGCCTGCGGCCACCAGGTCTATGTCTGGACGGTCAACGACCTCGCCGATGTGGACCTCGTCATGTCGCTCGGCGTCGATGGCATCATCACCGATCGGCCGGGCGCGGTCCGCGAGCATCTACTAAGTCGATAG
- the purQ gene encoding phosphoribosylformylglycinamidine synthase subunit PurQ: MRIGVVTFPGSLDDGDAARAARYSGAEVVRLWHADPELYGVDAVVLPGGFSYGDYLRCGAIARFAPVMETIAKGARDGLPVLGICNGFQILCEAHLLPGALTRNQHLHFRNRDQKLRIEAAATAWTNGFDSGQEIVIPVKNGEGCFVGSEELLDRLEANGQIVARYVGENPNGSMRDIAAIRNEAGNVVGIMPHPEHAIDLLTGPSVDGLTFFTSVLAHLAGAAQPVEEEVAA; the protein is encoded by the coding sequence ATGAGAATCGGCGTCGTGACCTTCCCCGGGTCGCTGGACGACGGGGACGCGGCCAGGGCCGCACGCTACTCCGGTGCCGAGGTGGTTCGCCTCTGGCACGCCGATCCCGAGCTCTACGGCGTCGATGCCGTCGTGCTCCCGGGCGGCTTCTCCTACGGCGACTACCTGCGCTGCGGCGCGATCGCCCGGTTCGCTCCGGTGATGGAGACGATCGCCAAGGGTGCCCGCGACGGCCTGCCCGTGCTCGGCATCTGCAACGGCTTCCAGATCCTCTGCGAGGCCCACCTGCTGCCCGGCGCGCTCACCCGCAACCAGCACCTGCACTTCCGCAACCGCGATCAGAAGCTGCGGATCGAGGCTGCCGCCACCGCCTGGACCAACGGGTTCGACAGCGGCCAGGAGATCGTCATCCCGGTCAAGAACGGCGAGGGCTGCTTCGTCGGCAGCGAGGAGCTGCTCGACCGGCTCGAGGCCAACGGGCAGATCGTGGCGCGCTACGTCGGGGAGAACCCCAACGGTTCGATGCGCGACATCGCGGCGATCCGCAACGAGGCGGGCAACGTGGTCGGCATCATGCCGCACCCGGAGCACGCCATCGACCTGCTGACCGGCCCGTCCGTCGACGGCCTCACGTTCTTCACGTCGGTGCTCGCGCACCTTGCCGGTGCCGCACAGCCGGTGGAAGAGGAAGTAGCAGCATGA
- a CDS encoding ATP-binding protein codes for MGKGCSVAMAVAERVWSVVVPHHALGAQQARHCLAAELAEVIPPLLLADVIAVVAELVGNAVRHAGPLPGDVVRVAWRVRALPTGSTVEVRVTDGGASQVPRPRVVGPDELDGRGLTIVAALAIRWGVDRDGLGQSVWAELS; via the coding sequence ATGGGGAAAGGCTGTAGCGTGGCGATGGCCGTTGCTGAGCGGGTGTGGAGCGTGGTGGTGCCGCATCACGCCTTGGGAGCCCAGCAGGCCAGGCATTGTCTCGCCGCCGAATTGGCCGAGGTCATTCCACCCCTTCTGCTCGCCGACGTGATCGCCGTCGTGGCTGAGCTCGTCGGCAACGCGGTCCGGCACGCGGGCCCCCTGCCGGGCGATGTCGTGCGGGTCGCCTGGCGCGTTCGAGCCCTCCCGACCGGCAGCACGGTCGAGGTGCGGGTCACCGACGGCGGCGCCAGCCAGGTCCCCCGCCCCCGCGTCGTCGGCCCCGACGAGCTCGACGGCCGAGGCCTGACGATCGTGGCCGCTCTCGCCATCCGCTGGGGCGTCGACCGCGACGGCCTGGGCCAATCCGTCTGGGCCGAACTCTCCTAA
- a CDS encoding rhodanese-like domain-containing protein: MQLPAISATAVPADAYLLDVREDDEWAAGHAPGAVHLPMMQVPARLEEIPRDAEVVVVCRVGGRSSQVVSYLLNNGFTNVVNLDGGMQDWAASGREVVAGDGQPGRVI; encoded by the coding sequence ATGCAGCTTCCCGCGATATCGGCCACGGCGGTGCCCGCCGACGCCTACCTCCTCGACGTGCGCGAGGACGACGAATGGGCGGCGGGCCACGCGCCCGGCGCGGTCCACCTCCCGATGATGCAGGTCCCGGCCCGCCTCGAGGAGATCCCCCGCGACGCCGAGGTGGTCGTCGTGTGCCGGGTCGGCGGGCGGTCCAGCCAGGTCGTCTCCTACCTGCTCAACAACGGCTTCACCAATGTCGTCAACCTCGACGGCGGGATGCAGGACTGGGCCGCCTCCGGGCGCGAGGTCGTCGCGGGGGACGGGCAGCCGGGCCGGGTGATCTGA
- a CDS encoding LCP family protein, with protein MTTLGALVLVVAAGGFYAVRSTMVSLTTNIEQKSLLDEGSKKVDEPSGRSLDGPIDLLFLGVDARLRTDVDDVRSDSIIILHIPASHDQAYLISIPRDSKVEIPAWPKSKYRGGTDKINAAFQFGVRNGGGWEGGAQLMSKTITKLTGIQFDGMAIIDFNGFKGIVDALGTVNYCIDQGTTSTHMVYVDGKPRWKIEAREMDGKKTPIIYKEGCQQMPGWAALDYSRERYGFDNGDYDRQLHQRQLLKAMAQKATSAGVITNPAKIRDVVAAAGKSFILDTGNASIEDFLFTLKELAAADLLSLKVNKGTFTGGGSGGTAYEVLLPSTMQMFAAVKNDTVGTYLLENPEVLDASR; from the coding sequence GTGACCACGCTCGGCGCCCTGGTTCTCGTGGTCGCTGCGGGCGGCTTCTACGCCGTCCGCAGCACCATGGTCAGCCTCACCACCAACATCGAGCAGAAGAGCCTGCTCGACGAGGGCTCCAAGAAGGTCGACGAGCCGTCCGGGCGGAGCCTCGACGGCCCGATCGATCTGCTCTTCCTCGGTGTCGACGCCCGGCTGCGGACCGACGTGGACGACGTCCGGTCGGACTCGATCATCATCCTGCACATCCCGGCCAGCCACGATCAGGCCTATCTGATCTCGATCCCGCGTGACAGCAAGGTCGAGATCCCGGCCTGGCCGAAGTCGAAGTACCGGGGCGGCACCGACAAGATCAACGCGGCGTTCCAGTTCGGCGTACGCAACGGCGGCGGCTGGGAGGGCGGTGCCCAGCTCATGTCGAAGACGATCACCAAGCTCACCGGCATCCAGTTCGACGGCATGGCGATCATCGACTTCAACGGCTTCAAGGGCATCGTCGACGCGCTCGGCACGGTGAACTACTGCATCGACCAGGGCACCACCTCGACCCACATGGTCTACGTCGACGGCAAGCCGCGATGGAAGATCGAGGCGAGGGAGATGGACGGTAAGAAGACGCCGATCATCTACAAGGAGGGCTGCCAGCAGATGCCGGGCTGGGCCGCGCTGGACTACTCCCGCGAGCGCTACGGCTTCGACAACGGCGACTACGACCGGCAGCTCCACCAGCGCCAGCTCCTCAAGGCGATGGCGCAGAAGGCGACGAGCGCCGGGGTGATCACCAACCCCGCGAAGATCCGCGATGTGGTCGCTGCGGCCGGCAAGTCCTTCATCCTCGACACCGGCAACGCGTCGATCGAGGACTTCCTCTTCACGCTCAAGGAACTCGCCGCGGCGGACCTGCTCAGCCTCAAGGTCAACAAGGGTACGTTCACCGGCGGCGGCAGCGGCGGTACGGCGTACGAGGTGCTCCTGCCGTCGACGATGCAGATGTTCGCGGCGGTCAAGAACGACACCGTCGGCACCTATCTGCTCGAAAATCCGGAAGTGCTCGACGCGAGTAGATAG
- a CDS encoding UDP-glucuronic acid decarboxylase family protein: MAVDQRFGAGTRILVTGGAGFVPSHIVDALVGRGCEVVAIDNFVTGSPDNVAHLADNPLFTLIKGDVTVGLPDDPALDARFDAIMHMASPASPTDFELLPIEILKVGSLGTLNVLERALRDDARVLMASTSEAYGDPLVHPQPENYWGNVNPIGIRSVYDESKRFSEAAFMAYRRFHGVDTAIVRIFNTYGPRMRPNDGRAIPTFITQALRGEPITVHGTGNQTRSICYVDDLVRGILLLLDSNEPGPINCGTEHEMTMRELAERIVELSGSASEVIFTARGSDDPERRRPDLTLARTKLGYEPSVGPDQGLRATIEFFATAL, encoded by the coding sequence ATGGCAGTGGATCAGCGGTTTGGTGCGGGGACTCGGATTCTGGTGACCGGAGGCGCCGGCTTCGTGCCGTCGCACATCGTCGACGCCCTGGTCGGGCGCGGCTGTGAGGTCGTCGCGATCGACAACTTCGTCACCGGATCGCCGGACAATGTCGCACACCTCGCCGACAACCCGCTCTTCACGCTCATCAAGGGCGATGTCACGGTGGGCCTGCCGGACGACCCGGCGCTCGACGCCCGATTCGACGCGATCATGCACATGGCGTCCCCGGCGAGCCCGACCGACTTCGAGCTGCTGCCGATCGAGATCCTCAAGGTCGGCTCGCTCGGCACACTCAACGTGCTGGAGCGGGCGCTGCGCGACGACGCCCGCGTGCTGATGGCCTCCACCTCCGAGGCTTACGGCGACCCGCTGGTGCATCCGCAGCCGGAGAACTACTGGGGCAACGTCAACCCGATCGGTATCCGCAGCGTCTACGACGAGTCCAAGCGCTTCAGCGAGGCCGCCTTCATGGCGTACCGGCGCTTTCACGGTGTCGACACCGCGATCGTGCGCATCTTCAACACCTACGGCCCCCGCATGCGGCCCAATGACGGCCGGGCCATCCCGACCTTCATCACCCAGGCGCTGCGCGGCGAGCCGATCACCGTTCACGGCACCGGCAACCAGACCCGGTCGATCTGCTACGTCGACGATCTGGTCCGGGGCATTCTGCTGCTGCTCGACTCCAACGAGCCCGGCCCGATCAACTGCGGCACCGAGCACGAGATGACGATGCGGGAGCTCGCGGAGCGGATCGTCGAGTTGAGCGGTTCCGCCTCTGAAGTGATCTTCACGGCCCGAGGTTCGGATGACCCCGAGCGTCGGCGTCCCGACTTGACATTGGCGCGCACGAAGCTCGGCTATGAGCCTTCGGTCGGCCCTGACCAGGGACTTCGTGCGACGATAGAGTTCTTCGCCACAGCTCTCTGA
- a CDS encoding LCP family protein, whose translation MRFAVASCLALLLLVAGGLVAVRVLVERYDSSVAREALLDPDARQGEYVADPVTRLRAASLTGPLNYLLIGSDARWGSPEAGQRSDTIIILQIDRELDRAFLVSIPRDLLVELPGYAKTGFTGGSDKINAAFSAGGGGADGVALLSKALYALIGVKFDGAAVVQFSGFRKVIDIVGGVEICVDEPVRSIHTQKFFPVGCTRMNGADALDYSRQRYDLPNGDYDRQRHQQQLLKALFRQAGTAGIATNPFKLDQVIRQVGSNLTVDTGGMALADLVFALRRIGPGDLTGVRVPSYAEDIDDTSYVLLEAEATGLFTAIRTGELSSWAAAHPTWVNPI comes from the coding sequence ATGCGCTTCGCGGTGGCGAGCTGCCTGGCACTGCTCCTGCTCGTCGCCGGCGGCCTTGTCGCCGTCCGCGTCCTGGTGGAGCGCTACGACAGCAGCGTCGCCCGCGAGGCCCTGCTCGATCCCGATGCGCGCCAGGGCGAGTATGTCGCCGACCCGGTCACCCGGCTACGCGCCGCGAGCCTCACCGGCCCGCTGAATTACCTGCTCATCGGCTCGGACGCCCGCTGGGGCTCGCCCGAGGCCGGACAGCGGTCCGACACGATCATCATCCTGCAGATCGACCGCGAGCTGGACCGGGCCTTCCTCGTCTCCATCCCGCGCGATCTGCTGGTCGAGCTGCCCGGTTATGCCAAGACCGGCTTCACCGGCGGCAGTGACAAGATCAATGCGGCCTTCTCCGCCGGTGGCGGCGGCGCGGACGGCGTCGCCCTGCTCTCCAAGGCGCTCTACGCGCTGATCGGCGTGAAGTTCGACGGGGCCGCCGTCGTCCAGTTCTCCGGCTTCCGCAAGGTCATCGACATCGTCGGCGGCGTGGAGATCTGCGTCGACGAGCCCGTACGGTCGATCCACACCCAGAAGTTCTTCCCCGTCGGCTGCACCCGGATGAACGGTGCCGACGCGCTGGACTACTCACGGCAGCGCTATGACCTGCCCAACGGCGACTACGACCGGCAGCGGCACCAGCAACAGCTGCTCAAGGCGCTCTTCCGCCAGGCCGGCACCGCCGGGATCGCCACCAACCCCTTCAAGCTCGACCAGGTGATCCGGCAGGTCGGCAGCAACCTCACCGTCGACACCGGCGGGATGGCGCTCGCGGACCTCGTCTTCGCGCTGCGGCGGATCGGCCCCGGCGATCTCACCGGCGTCCGGGTGCCGTCCTATGCCGAAGACATCGACGACACCTCCTATGTCCTGCTGGAGGCGGAGGCGACGGGCCTGTTCACCGCCATCAGGACCGGGGAACTCAGCTCATGGGCAGCCGCACACCCGACCTGGGTGAACCCCATCTAG